One stretch of Lasioglossum baleicum unplaced genomic scaffold, iyLasBale1 scaffold0386, whole genome shotgun sequence DNA includes these proteins:
- the LOC143220222 gene encoding uncharacterized protein LOC143220222: MRTGITCPESRNFKHTVANPGRGNRPTTRTTDERRQQWADLIKLEITNLFNMTEPKTPQFSGRKRARRHRMRKWGCTTDGKDPFRFLERIGELAHSYHISDAELLEGVPELLRGDAQDWYRDNRYQINTWEEFTADFLMVYAGHKTPVQRAREARARVQKPGEPFHEYMNALTTLMRRALIPTDEYLETIYENMLPDYTAIIDPESISSIRDLLRHAQRIERAIERKTQMQRTASRPLAAAINENQDHTPSQTRADPIEARPARLSNTPRGEGEASAIQGDNTNSYSRMTHCWRCKQRGHTRFECRNAYRKFCSRCGRDGILTKECHPPGLVAPDRSGNDARGSPRTGERQPQT, from the exons ATGCGCACCGGTATTACCTGCCCTGAGAGTCGAAATTTCAAACACACCGTCGCAAACCCCGGCCGAGGAAATCGGCCAACCACCAGGACTACGGACGAACGCCGTCAACAGTGGGCCGATCTAATTAAACTAGAGATCACCAACCTCTTCAACATGACCGAACCAAAGACCCCGCAATTT AGCGGCCGCAAGCGAGCAAGACGACACCGGATGCGCAAGTGGGGATGCACGACGGACGGCAAGGACCCTTTCCGGTTTCTCGAACGGATAGGGGAACTAGCCCATTCATATCACATCTCCGACGCAGAATTATTAGAGGGGGTACCGGAACTTTTGCGAGGAGACGCCCAAGACTGGTACCGGGATAACCGCTACCAGATCAACACATGGGAGGAATTCACCGCAGACTTCCTGATGGTCTACGCCGGACACAAGACCCCGGTGCAACGGGCCCGCGAAGCACGAGCACGCGTACAGAAACCCGGAGAACCGTTCCATGAGTATATGAACGCGCTCACCACCCTCATGAGACGAGCGCTCATCCCGACGGACGAATATCTGGAAACCatctatgaaaacatgctaccaGATTACACGGCCATCATCGATCCAGAATCGATTTCCAGCATCCGAGACCTGCTCCGACACGCGCAACGCATCGAGAGAGCCATAGAGCGGAAAACCCAAATGCAACGGACTGCCAGCCGGCCCCTCGCCGCCGCCATCAACGAGAACCAGGACCACACGCCAAGCCAGACACGCGCCGATCCAATCGAGGCACGACCCGCCCGACTGAGCAACACACCCCGTGGGGAAGGGGAAGCCAGTGCGATTCAAGGTGACAACACCAACAGCTACAGTCGAATGACACACTGCTGGCGGTGTAAACAAAGGGGCCACACCCGTTTCGAGTGCAGAAACGCCTACCGGAAATTCTGTTCGCGATGTGGTCGAGACGGAATACTCACGAAGGAGTGTCATCCACCGGGACTCGTCGCACCCGATCGCTCGGGAAACGACGCACGGGGCTCGCCGCGAACGGGCGAACGCCAGCCCCAGACATAA